The following is a genomic window from Rhododendron vialii isolate Sample 1 chromosome 9a, ASM3025357v1.
CCTTTTAACATAATATACCCCTGTATGTGGTATCATGAGATTCTACGTCTCATATTTTGATGTGCTGCTAGGCGGGAATTACACGTAGAGTCAatgatcaatatatatatattgtgtgtgtgtgtgtgtgtgagagagagagagagagagagagagagagagagagagagagagattccttGATTACCTGCGAAACATTATCCGGCCCTGTTGAAACAGAGATGCTCGGTTAACGGTGCCTTGTCAATGGCCCATGAAGTAATACTCCTacaagccaaaatttgatggagAAGGGATGCTTCCCGTCCCTTGACGATCACTCTCTATAACCATTACAAGCAacacaaaagggaaaaagagagcaGAAGAAATGAGCACAATAACTAAAGCATAACCCAATTAACAGAATCAGATTCCAAACTGAAGGAAAGGAATTCCCACATGACAATCCAAACATTAGTTCAAGGAAACCAACTTTTCATTGTCTTATATATCCGCAAGTCCTTTTCAAACCAATCCTTAATCTCAGAGTTTAGTTGGTTGTCAACATAATGTCTGGATTCCCAATAAAGGCAAGTTTCAAAAGCGTCTTGTAGTAACCACCTTTCTACAACTCCTCGTTactttctttttatccaaacagCACATATTCAGGAAAACAAAGGTGAAACTCTTTTGGTTCTAatttcttcttcgtttttttCGGTTAAAATCAGTATTGCTGCATGGTGATGCGGGTTAGCTGCGACTGCAATGGCTGTTACAGGAAAATTAGGAGAATCATTCTCAACATGAAGGGTAAAGATCTtgcttttatttccttttttcttggTGAAACTAGTGCTGAAATAACAACCGTTGGAGATTTAACTTAGAAAACTTAAAATTCTGATGTCACATCAATAACGACGACAGAAATGAGTACtgaaattacatttttctgTCCAACACGTATGCACGTGATCTCTTTTGACGAAGTAGTATATAACAACATCATTGCGAGAATTAGTACATCAAACTGCAACGTTTTAATATTCATGCATATATACATTTGTTGAATAACCATTTTGTTTCTGGGTGCCAAAACAATGGGGTACCTGAAGAAATAGAGACACACCTGATAGAGAAGCAGCACAACAGGGTGTACGTGTGTGGGAGATTCAGACCTGCCGACGTTGCTATAAAGATGAGGAAAAAGATGAAACGCAGGGTTGAAATACTGGACGTAGAAGAAGAGTCGGCAGGCACTGGAGATCAAATGCGACAGCTCACAACCCATTTCTCTCCACAGCCCATAGCTCGTATCTCTCTGCAGCCCACGGCCCATGTATTTCAATAGCCCGCGGCCCACATCCAATGAAATACAGTACTACACCATGGAAAATTGGAAGGATACATATATATGATGATTAGGGATACCTTCACACTTTAGACAGGAAAATACTTGTACACAACTTAATTGACATGTGGATTCTTACCTAGATTGAACTTTCAAAGCGCTAAGCaaagctctcttttttttcttatgatCCTTACTAGTAATTCATAAGAACGAAGTAACAGATTCTTATTTAGATTGAACGTTCAGTGCCCTAAGCaaagctttctctctcttgataattcaaaaaggaaaaataagttACATAGGCCTCTCCTGTTCAGTGTTCACTAGCTTAGTTTATtctcctttcttgctctcttGATCCTTTTGGGGAAACGTTCTTTAGAGTCTAAAAGAACCTCATGATGCATTTTGGCCCAAAGATCTTCAAATTGATCACGAAAACCCAACTGAAACCAGTCTAGAATTTCCGAATGCAATTCCCAAGGATTCTCATCCCAAGCCTCTCTTAACATGGCACAGCTGTCAA
Proteins encoded in this region:
- the LOC131301717 gene encoding heavy metal-associated isoprenylated plant protein 6 — translated: MSGFPIKYCCMVMRVSCDCNGCYRKIRRIILNMKEIETHLIEKQHNRVYVCGRFRPADVAIKMRKKMKRRVEILDVEEESAGTGDQMRQLTTHFSPQPIARISLQPTAHVFQ